One stretch of Candida orthopsilosis Co 90-125, chromosome 3 draft sequence DNA includes these proteins:
- a CDS encoding Urk1 protein (protein similar to uridine kinase), which produces MSSAPKQRRFSRIVPTQNETSSFISLGGDTGGVDDENNNESPFQEEDVTVKPSQSFGELKLEEKSSRGICSSTGYSNLSSIVSPTLGVSHPSKLGHSSFVSPSESTVSVSSTSLSTVSKVNLPPELLQDEQLHDKIAHSSYIPPWTAPYIIGIAGNSGSGKTSISQQIIQGINQPWTVLLSFDNFYKSLSPEESRRAFANEYDFDTPRSLDLDAVVETVRTLKRGGKSIIPVYSFAKHARTDKTNTVYGANVIIVEGLYALYDPRLLEMMDLKIYVDTDLDICLSRRLIRDILYRGRDLNGAIKQWTTFVKPNAVKYINPTKENADLVIPRGLDNTIAIDLMIKHIKNQLALKSKRHLQNLKSLGYNIEFKVENYPNLKLLKPTNQLRGINSILFNKNTSRDDFIFYFNRLSGLLIEYAQSNFFDFKSRRVTCFEKPYKYQGMQAMQTQMVAVSIIRSGDCFMTSLKKTFPELTVGKMLIQSDSSTGEPQLHYESLPHNISSIGRILLLDSQTISGAGAIMAIQVLVDHKVKQEDIIFVSYLSTEIGIRRILNVFPSVKLVIGKLSSMDATQFEQEEGEEDDRRRDSLWYNEERFLDSHWHFRNRFIDSLYFGTN; this is translated from the coding sequence ATGTCACTGGCCCCGAAGCAAAGGAGATTTTCGAGAATAGTACCAACACAAAATGAAACGTCTTCCTTCATTTCCCTTGGAGGTGACACTGGGGGAGTTGATGACGAGAATAATAACGAATCACCATTTCAAGAGGAAGACGTAACAGTGAAGCCGTCGCAGTCATTTGGTGAATTAAAGTTGGAGGAAAAATCATCTAGAGGTATTTGTCTGCTGACTGGGTATTCCAATTTGTCATCTATTGTTAGTCCTACGTTGGGGGTTTCTCATCCTTCTAAGTTAGGGCATTCATCATTTGTGAGTCCTTCAGAGTCAACCGTTTCCGTATCTTCTACATCACTATCAACCGTGTCCAAAGTAAATTTACCCCCAGAGCTTTTGCAAGATGAACAACTTCATGACAAAATTGCGCATTCATCTTACATCCCTCCTTGGACTGCACCTTATATAATCGGAATAGCCGGTAATTCTGGAAGTGGGAAAACGTCCATTTCACAGCAGATCATTCAAGGTATAAATCAACCCTGGACGGTGCTTCtatcttttgataatttttatAAGTCATTGTCTCCCGAGGAAAGTAGGCGAGCATTTGCCAATGAGTATGATTTTGATACCCCACGGCTGTTGGACTTGGATGCTGTAGTTGAAACCGTACGTACGTTAAAAAGAGGAGGAAAATCAATTATTCCCGTTTATTCGTTTGCTAAACATGCCAGAACCGACAAGACAAATACTGTATATGGGGCTAATGTTATTATCGTTGAAGGGTTATATGCATTATATGATCCAAGGCTACTAGAAATGATGGATTTAAAAATTTATGTCGACACTGATTTAGATATTTGTTTGTCAAGACGTTTGATAAGAGACATTCTCTATAGAGGACGAGATTTGAATGGGGCTATTAAGCAATGGACAACATTTGTTAAACCCAATGCTGTTAAATATATCAACCccacaaaagaaaatgcCGATTTGGTCATTCCGCGGGGATTGGACAATACAATAGCCATTGATCTCATGATCAAACATAttaaaaatcaattggCCTTGAAGTCAAAAAgacatttacaaaatttgaaaagctTGGGCTACAATATCGAGTTTAAAGTTGAGAATTAtcccaatttgaaattattgaaacCTACAAACCAATTGAGAGGAATTAACTCGATATtattcaataaaaataCATCAAGAGACGattttatattttattttaatCGATTAAGTGGACTTTTAATTGAGTATGCGCAACTGAATTTTTTCGACTTCAAATCGAGACGGGTTACCTGTTTCGAAAAACCATATAAATATCAAGGAATGCAGGCAATGCAAACACAAATGGTTGCAGTTAGTATCATTCGAAGTGGTGACTGCTTTATGACCtcattgaagaaaacgTTTCCAGAGTTAACCGTTGGTAAAATGTTGATACAAAGTGATTCGTCAACAGGTGAACCTCAGTTACACTATGAAAGTTTACCTCACAATATTAGTAGCATTGGTAgaatattgttgttggattcACAAACCATTAGTGGGGCCGGAGCCATAATGGCAATTCAAGTGTTGGTTGATCATAAAGTCAAGCAAGAGGATATTATATTTGTGAGTTATTTATCAACTGAAATAGGAATCAGGAGAATTCTAAACGTATTCCCTAGTGTTAAGTTAGTTATTGGtaaattatcatcaatggaTGCGACACAATTTGAGCAAGAGGAgggagaagaagatgacAGAAGAAGGGATAGCTTATGGTATAATGAAGAACGATTTTTGGATAGTCATTGGCATTTTAGAAATAGGTTTATAGATAGTTTGTACTTTGGTACAAATTAG
- a CDS encoding alanine transaminase, giving the protein MQLLLKAQLAVWLFVATVWARELHGGTTVDWGTQYVGNGDVHIFSGAIWSIINNAASDFHGNIRVDSNAGLYVSSVSPNIALSATLMDMIYGFVNNGVV; this is encoded by the coding sequence ATGCAATTATTATTAAAAGCTCAGTTAGCGGTGTGGTTATTCGTTGCCACTGTATGGGCTAGGGAGCTCCATGGAGGTACGACCGTCGATTGGGGTACCCAATATGTCGGTAATGGTGATGTCCATATTTTCTCTGGGGCCATTTGGTctattatcaacaatgctGCATCAGATTTTCATGGAAACATTAGAGTTGATTCAAACGCTGGTCTTTACGTTTCTTCTGTTAGCCCAAATATTGCTTTGTCTGCCACTTTGATGGATATGATTTATGGCTTTGTTAATAATGGAGTTGTA
- a CDS encoding alanine transaminase, with amino-acid sequence MITNMRSATLSTKFQFQPYGMVTRINNMLPTSATATPTPVGCRFKSSFVPAEPLNIHDLNEQTVKAQYAVRGKIPIIADGLSDLIRKSPTSHGLPFNKIVNANIGNPQQLDQKPLTWYRQVLSILQYPELLKEDSGAKYPSDVKQRAKAILDNVGSIGAYSSSQGAAYFRQSIAEFITRRDGGEFSSNANDIFLTSGASAAVSYLLQILSQDESSGFLIPIPQYPLYTATIALNDAQPIGYYLDESKGWATNPQEIRQLIKESADKGIKIKALVVINPGNPTGAILSRDDIVELISIAAEHGIVLIADEVYQENVFSGRFYSFKRILSELKEKHHDLYKHVQLASLHSTSKGVSGECGQRGGYMELVGFKSDVKDVIFKLASINLCSVVSGQAMVELMVNPPKKGGESYDLYVKETTTVFNNLKTRAEALYEAFLNMEDVSVDKPQGAMYIFPSLNFDPKVYHKLFSRAKNSSLEIDDLYCIELLEHTGICCVPGNGFGQKPGTHHLRTTFLPPGEEWIQRWANFHKEFVKKYKDTAVSA; translated from the coding sequence ATGATTACAAATATGAGATCAGCTACCTTATCAACgaagtttcaatttcaaccctACGGTATGGTTACACGTATTAATAATATGCTACCGACTTCCGCCACCGCCACCCCCACCCCAGTAGGCTGCCGttttaaatcatcatttgtCCCTGCTGAACCATTGAACATTcatgatttgaatgaacaGACAGTCAAAGCCCAATATGCAGTGAGAGGGAAAATACCAATTATTGCTGATGGTTTAAGTGATTTGATTAgaaaatcaccaacaagTCATGGATTGCCATTTAACAAGATTGTAAATGCAAATATTGGAAATCCACAGcaattggatcaaaaaCCATTGACTTGGTATAGACAAGTGTTATCCATTTTGCAGTATCCCGAATTATTGAAAGAGGATCTGGGAGCAAAATATCCATCCGATGTTAAGCAAAGAGCAAAAGCTATTTTGGATAATGTTGGTTCCATCGGTGCTTATTCTCTGTCTCAGGGTGCTGCTTATTTTAGACAATCGATTGCTGAATTTATTACAAGAAGAGATGGAGGAGAGTTTTCTTCAAACGCCAATGATATCTTTTTAACTTCAGGTGCATCTGCTGCTGTATCATACTTGTTACAAATTTTATCTCAAGATGAAAGTTCAGGTTTTTTGATTCCTATTCCACAGTATCCATTGTATACTGCCACCATAGCTTTGAATGATGCACAACCCATTGGTTATTATTTGGATGAATCAAAAGGTTGGGCAACTAACCCACAAGAGATACgccaattgatcaaagaaaGTGCTGACAAAGGTATCAAAATTAAAGCATTGGTTGTGATTAACCCTGGTAACCCAACTGGAGCAATCTTGTCGCgtgatgatattgttgaacTTATCTCCATCGCGGCTGAGCATGGTATCGTTTTGATTGCTGATGAAGTGTACCAAGAAAATGTCTTTAGTGGAAGATTCTATTCCTTTAAACGTATTTTGTCGGAGTTGAAGGAGAAACATCATGATTTATACAAACACGTTCAATTGGCTTCTTTgcattcaacttcaaaaggTGTTAGTGGAGAATGTGGACAACGCGGAGGTTACATGGAACTTGTGGGATTTAAGTCTGATGTTAAGGATGTTATATTTAAATTGGCATCTATCAATTTATGCTCAGTTGTTTCAGGACAAGCAATGGTTGAGTTGATGGTAAATCCACCCAAAAAAGGTGGTGAATCATATGATTTATACGTGAAAGAAACAACTACGGTttttaacaatttgaaaacaaggGCAGAAGCACTTTATGAAGCATTTTTAAACATGGAAGATGTGTCAGTTGATAAACCACAAGGAGCAATGTACATATTCCCAAGTCTCAATTTTGATCCTAAAGTTTATCACAAATTATTTTCAAGAGCCAAGAATTCAAgtcttgaaattgatgatttataCTGTATCGAGCTTTTGGAACATACTGGTATTTGTTGTGTTCCCGGTAATGGATTTGGACAAAAACCAGGCACACATCATTTGAGAACCACATTTTTACCACCTGGTGAAGAATGGATTCAAAGATGGGCTAACTTTCATAAAGAGTTTGTTAAGAAATATAAGGATACAGCTGTTAGTGCATAA
- a CDS encoding Uga2 protein (S. cerevisiae homolog UGA2 has succinate-semialdehyde dehydrogenase [NAD(P)+] activity role in gamma-aminobutyric acid catabolic process, glutamate decarboxylation to succinate, cellular response to oxidative stress): MTSVNQAPPQLSNKNLFQTRPFVDNEFIETTKSKQTFKVINPATEEVLAELPVQTEEEIDQAIESCHRAFQTFKQTNSYDRAKMLRKLYDLMIENLDDLAMLITLECGKSLVDAKGEIKYAASYFEWFSEEAKRNYGETIQTSNPNNKVITLRQPIGPVGLLCPFNFPTAMGSRKAAPAWAVGCTCILKPDAQTPLSSLALAYLSREAGFPPGVFNVVLASVESTPMVGLKICESPKIKKVSFTGSTPVGKLLMKQSASTLKKLSMELGGNAPIVVFDDADLELAVSQSIASKFRSLGQTCVCANRIYVQSGIYDKFCQAFAAKTNEFKIGNGMDPDVTHGCLINAKAVAKVEEHFNDAVSKGADVLVKGGRLPELGEHFYAPSVVYNTPSNAQVFHEETFGPLAAIAKFDTREEVVQLCNDTPYGLASYVFSESLNTAWYMSEYLDVGMVSVNTGLFTDASLPFGGIKESGFGREGSLHGMDDYTVIKSITLGNLYR, encoded by the coding sequence ATGACATCCGTCAATCAAGCTCCACCTCAATTGTCCAATaagaatttgtttcaaacaaGACCATTCGTTGATAATGAATTCATCGAGACTACTAAATCCAAGCAAACTTTTAAAGTGATTAATCCAGCCACTGAAGAAGTTCTAGCTGAATTACCAGTCCaaacagaagaagaaattgatcaagcTATTGAGTCGTGTCATCGTGCTTTCCAAACTtttaaacaaacaaattctTATGACAGAGCCAAAATGTTGCGCAAATTGTATGATTTaatgattgaaaatttggacGATTTGGCCATGTTGATAACTTTAGAATGTGGTAAAAGTCTAGTTGATGCAAAAGGTGAAATCAAATATGCTGCTTCATATTTTGAATGGTTTAGTGAGGAAGCCAAAAGAAATTATGGTGAAACTATTCAAACCTCAAATCCAAACAATAAAGTCATTACATTGAGACAACCAATTGGACCGGTTGGATTATTATGCCCATTCAATTTCCCAACTGCTATGGGCTCAAGAAAAGCTGCACCTGCTTGGGCAGTTGGATGTACttgtattttgaaaccaGATGCTCAGACGCCATTGAGTTCTTTAGCCCTTGCTTATTTATCAAGAGAAGCAGGGTTCCCACCGGGTGTATTCAATGTAGTGTTGGCATCAGTTGAATCAACGCCGATGGttggattgaaaatttgtgAGAGTCCCAAGATTAAGAAAGTTAGTTTTACTGGATCAACTCCTGTTGGTAAATTACTCATGAAACAAAGTGCACTGACCTTGAAGAAATTATCGATGGAATTGGGTGGTAATGCACCAATTGTCgtttttgatgatgctgattTAGAACTTGCTGTAAGTCAATCGATTGCATCCAAATTTAGATCATTGGGACAAACTTGTGTATGCGCAAATAGAATTTATGTCCAAAGTGGAATTTATGACAAATTCTGTCAAGCATTTGCTGCAAAGACtaatgaattcaaaattggtaaTGGAATGGATCCAGATGTAACTCATGGTTGTTTAATCAATGCTAAAGCAGTCGCTAAAGTTGAAGAGCATTTTAATGATGCAGTCAGCAAAGGAGCTGATGTCTTGGTCAAAGGTGGTAGATTGCCGGAATTGGGTGAGCACTTTTATGCACCATCAGTTGTTTACAATACTCCTAGTAATGCTCAAGTATTTCATGAAGAAACATTTGGTCCATTAGCagcaattgcaaaatttgacaCTCGGGAAGAAGTTGTACAGTTGTGTAATGATACTCCTTATGGTTTGGCATCATATGTATTTAGTGAATCATTGAATACTGCCTGGTATATGTCGGAGTATTTGGATGTTGGTATGGTTAGCGTAAACACTGGATTATTTACTGACGCTAGTTTACCATTTGGTGGAATCAAAGAGTCGGGTTTTGGAAGGGAAGGTTCACTTCATGGAATGGATGATTACACTGTTataaaatcaattacaTTAGGAAACTTGTATAGATAA
- a CDS encoding Hem12 protein (S. cerevisiae homolog HEM12 has uroporphyrinogen decarboxylase activity, has role in heme biosynthetic process and localizes to cytoplasm, nucleus) encodes MPDFAPLKNDLILRAAKGEEVERPPVWIMRQAGRYLPEYHEVKGDKDFFQACQDAETASAITIQPVDHFDGLIDAAIIFSDILVIPQAMGFEINMVEGKGPVFADPLRHPDDLSKIDLNPNVKQKLDWAYKAITLTRVKLNGRVPLLGFVGAPWTLLVYMTEGQGSKMFRFAKQWIYEFPEASQKLLRATCNACIEFLAQQVVAGAQMLQIFESWAGELGPDDFNTFSLPYLREIAAKLPLRLQELGIEEKIPLTVFAKGAWYALDDLCESGYDCVSLDWLFDPGAARQIVGSRRITLQGNLDPGVMYGTDALIEEKVEQMIKKFGVKNYIINFGHGTHPFMKPEKIEHFLKQCHKYGSK; translated from the coding sequence ATGCCGGATTTTGCtcctttgaaaaatgaCTTGATTTTAAGAGCAGCGAAGGGggaagaagttgaaagacCACCTGTGTGGATCATGAGACAAGCTGGTAGGTACTTACCGGAGTACCATGAAGTGAAGGGGGACAAAGACTTTTTCCAAGCTTGTCAGGATGCAGAAACTGCCTCTGCCATAACGATTCAACCCGTTGACCACTTCGACGGATTAATTGATGCAGCAATTATCTTCAGCGATATATTGGTGATTCCACAAGCAATGGGGTTTGAGATAAACATGGTTGAAGGAAAGGGTCCAGTTTTCGCAGATCCTTTAAGACACCCGGATGACttatccaaaattgatcttAATCCGAATGTGAAGCAGAAATTAGACTGGGCATATAAAGCTATCACCTTGACCAGGGTAAAGTTGAACGGAAGAGTGCCTCTTTTAGGGTTTGTCGGAGCACCTTGGACATTGTTGGTTTACATGACTGAGGGACAGGGTTCAAAGATGTTCAGGTTTGCAAAGCAGTGGATTTACGAGTTTCCTGAAGCATCACAGAAACTCTTGCGAGCAACTTGCAATGCTTGTATCGAATTTTTGGCCCAACAAGTGGTTGCAGGGGCCCAGATGttgcaaatatttgaaTCATGGGCAGGGGAATTGGGCCctgatgatttcaatactttttctttgcCTTATTTAAGAGAAATTGCAGCAAAATTGCCTCTAAGATTACAGGAGTTGGGCATCGAAGAGAAAATACCGTTAACTGTATTTGCAAAAGGTGCTTGGTATGCATTGGATGATTTATGTGAATCGGGGTATGATTGTGTGTCTCTCGACTGGTTGTTTGACCCAGGGGCTGCTCGTCAAATCGTGGGGAGCAGAAGGATAACTTTGCAAGGGAACTTAGATCCAGGAGTCATGTATGGTACGGATGCTTTGATTGAAGAGAAGGTCGAACAAATGATCAAAAAGTTTGGGGTTAAAAATTACATCATAAACTTTGGTCACGGAACCCATCCGTTTATGAAACCCGAAAAGATTGAgcattttttgaaacaatgtCATAAATACGGATCTAAGTAG
- a CDS encoding Prp2 protein (S. cerevisiae homolog PRP2 has RNA-dependent ATPase activity, has role in generation of catalytic spliceosome for first transesterification step and localizes to U2-type catalytic step 1 spliceosome) yields MDSSKTSGTGYRRRQVDIEYDEENTTPDIKVYKEATHLTPELKGTKDNPNQIRTSASRESVVQGAPATIQIESNGNTLLHHNQSPDAFARLSSTRSKSTRDTSGEIRHLTRNTVPSKRDLLHGKSSSQDSDRNLKRKNDWETEQFNKAQQLNLQTDDKIHLAANDEYEYVFDESQYVNFDGNEETIISGDEEQVQAPSSKSKDIESLKMSLPVYQYKKEFLKLLEGSQVIIIVGETGSGKTTQLPQYLYEGGYSQGNTKIIGCTQPRRIAAVSVSRRVADEMGTTLGGPKGKVGYSIRFDDNCSPSTVIKFSTDGMLLREFLNDPSLSSYGVIMIDEAHERTLSTEILLSLLKDLSLQRKDLKIVIASATINAKKFSNYFNGAPILNIPGRRFPVKIHYTKQPEANYLQAVMTTIFQIHLTQPLPGDILVFLTGQDEIEKLETQIQDAIVKIGDQLEDKKLSVCVVYANLPSEYQSKIFEPAPINTRKVILATNIAETSITIEGVSFVIDPGYVKQNEFNHSTGMESLVVVPCSKANCDQRAGRAGRVGPGKCFRMFTKHSFDHEMDASQKPEIQRINLNSVILLLLSLGVNDLLNFQFLDPPPKESIMNSLNLLYSLGAIKSNGKLSKTGFKMNEFPLDPVLTKCILSSEDYGVTKEICIIIAMLTESSNLKYSPRQIDQEIVRKRHSQFDAPEGDHLTLLNIFYQWSNSGFSKHWCEDNFLQYKTLQRALHIFQQLIKICKKIGVNINEGTNGEYKSFVEENVNKEDRESQQVFYTSVQKSLLSGFINNVVKLSPMGDCYQPISKSRQNIPCFVHPSSTLFKIKMHKPKYLVYFELVLTSKEYMRNCLILDESIVKKTRNEM; encoded by the coding sequence ATGGATTCTTCCAAAACAAGTGGAACTGGGTACCGCAGAAGGcaagttgatattgaataTGACGAGGAAAATACAACGCCCGATATTAAGGTATATAAGGAAGCAACGCATTTAACACCTGAACTTAAAGGAACTAAAGACAACCCAAACCAAATTCGTACTTCAGCTTCACGTGAGCTGGTAGTACAAGGGGCACCAGCCACTATCCAAATTGAACTGAACGGCAATACCCTTTTACACCACAATCAATCACCGGATGCATTTGCAAGATTGAGCTCAACGCGCTCTAAAAGTACTAGAGACACCAGTGGAGAAATTAGACATTTAACCCGTAACACGGTGCCTAGTAAAAGAGACCTACTACACGGCAAGAGCAGTTCTCAGGACTCCGACAggaatttgaaaaggaagaatGATTGGGAAACCGaacaattcaataaagcgcaacaattgaatcttcaaACTGATGATAAGATTCATTTAGCTGCTAATGATGAATACGAGTACGTGTTTGATGAGTCCCAATATGTCAACTTTGATGGCAATGAAGAAACTATAATAAGTGGAGATGAAGAGCAGGTCCAAGCACCGTCAAGTAAATCGAAAGATATAgaaagtttgaaaatgtcGCTCCCAGTCTATCAATACAAGAAggaatttttgaaacttttaGAAGGCAGCCAGGTGATTATAATTGTGGGAGAGACAGGGTCAGGTAAGACCACGCAGTTGCCTCAGTATCTTTATGAAGGTGGATATTCTCAAGGGAATACTAAGATAATAGGATGCACTCAACCAAGAAGAATTGCAGCTGTTTCGGTGTCCCGAAGAGTTGCTGATGAAATGGGGACTACCTTGGGTGGGCCCAAAGGGAAAGTGGGATATTCAATTCGGTTCGATGATAATTGTTCACCATCAACCGTTATAAAGTTTTCTACTGATGGTATGTTGTTGAGAgagtttttgaatgatCCCAGCCTATCCAGCTATGGAGTCATaatgattgatgaagcacATGAGCGTACCCTATCAACCgagattttgttgagtttattgaaagatttgtcGTTACAACGaaaagatttgaagatCGTGATTGCCAGTGCTACAATcaatgcaaaaaaattctCAAATTACTTCAACGGGGCCCCTATTTTGAATATACCGGGAAGACGGTTCCCTGTGAAGATACACTACACAAAGCAACCCGAAGCCAATTACTTGCAGGCAGTAATGACCacaatatttcaaattcatttaaCACAACCATTACCGGGAGATATTTTAGTATTTTTGACGGGACAGGACGAAATCGAAAAACTCGAAACTCAAATACAAGATGCTATCGTCAAAATTGGGGACCAATTGGAAGATAAAAAATTATCGGTATGTGTCGTTTATGCCAACCTACCAAGTGAATATCAAAGTAAAATTTTTGAGCCAGCACCCATCAATACGAGAAAGGTCATATTGGCAACAAATATTGCTGAAACATCCATTACTATTGAGGGAGTATCTTTTGTCATTGATCCTGGATATGTCAAGCAGAATGAGTTCAACCATCTGACAGGGATGGAAAGTCTAGTTGTCGTCCCCTGCTCCAAAGCCAATTGTGATCAAAGAGCGGGCCGTGCAGGAAGAGTGGGACCAGGAAAATGTTTCCGGATGTTTACAAAACACTCTTTTGATCATGAAATGGATGCTTCACAAAAACCTGAAATTCAACgaataaatttgaattcagtcatattattgttattgtcCCTCGGGGTTaatgatttattgaattttcaGTTTTTAGACCCTCCTCCAAAGGAGAGTATTATGAATTCATTGAATCTTTTGTATTCCCTTGGCGCGATCAAATCTAATGGAAAACTATCGAAAACAGGGTTCAAAATGAACGAGTTCCCGCTTGACCCTGTGTTAACCAAATGCATTTTGAGTAGCGAAGATTACGGTGTCACTAAAGAAATTTGCATTATTATCGCCATGTTGACAGAGTCTTCTAATTTGAAGTACTCCCCCAGACAAATCGACCAAGAAATAGTCAGAAAAAGACACAGCCAATTTGATGCACCCGAAGGCGATCATTTGACATTGTTAAACATTTTCTATCAGTGGCTGAACTCTGGGTTTTCAAAGCATTGGTGCGAGGACAATTTTCTACAATACAAGACCTTACAACGAGCACttcatatttttcaacaattgatcaaaatttgcaaaaagatTGGTGTTAATATAAACGAAGGAACAAATGGGGAATATAAATCTTTCGTAGAGGAAAATGTGAATAAAGAAGATCGCGAATCACAGCAGGTATTCTATACTTCCGTTCAAAAACTGTTACTCAGCggatttatcaacaatgtagTCAAGTTATCACCAATGGGGGATTGCTATCAACCAATATCGAAGTCAAGACAAAATATCCCTTGCTTTGTACATCCGTCTTCAACcttgttcaaaatcaagatgCATAAGCCAAAGTATTTGGTTTACTTTGAGTTGGTCTTAACTAGTAAAGAGTACATGAGGAATTGTTTGATCTTAGATGAGCTGATCGTGAAGAAGACACGGAATGAAATGTGA